A window from Photobacterium sp. DA100 encodes these proteins:
- a CDS encoding endonuclease/exonuclease/phosphatase family protein produces MTMKKTFIAASIALAALSGCNSSDSVNTYTEARFATFNLSFDRATYEDLVAEMSLTQDEQSVLIERYKNEDRSLTDQEIATAEKVIQIRNVAEIIQRVRPNAFVLAEFNNDGNGEDMKALNGFHDNYLAHSQNDQQPIAFAYKQNIATNTGLPSDYDLNLDGTASGTGDDAWGFGFYHGQYAFAVFSQFEIDKENVRTFQHFKWKDMPGEKNIEIVNCDVELPADKKCGDAWYSDEAWAQFPLSSKNHADIPVIIPQPNGEKEVVHFLVSHPAPPIFDNPAKHNTERNRAELQFWNDYIDSKNYMYDDKGVYGGLPAGSHFVVAGDLNADHQMGDGDRETIANLISHSMVNVEGTLGSYAPTSNGGEFCLNEGICTRNPDTPHVENITSTSGLRLDYVIPSATLDVKGSGVFWPAGNEDGYYLVYDEELGNSKGVSSDHRMVWVDLDLTK; encoded by the coding sequence ATGACTATGAAGAAAACTTTCATTGCAGCATCTATTGCCCTTGCTGCCCTTTCTGGCTGTAACAGCAGCGATTCGGTTAATACGTACACTGAAGCGCGATTTGCCACTTTTAACCTATCTTTTGATCGTGCTACATACGAAGATCTTGTCGCAGAGATGTCACTGACTCAAGACGAGCAATCTGTATTGATTGAGCGCTACAAGAATGAAGATCGTTCATTAACTGACCAAGAAATTGCAACTGCCGAAAAAGTGATTCAAATTCGAAATGTTGCTGAGATTATCCAACGAGTACGCCCGAATGCCTTCGTCCTTGCCGAGTTCAACAACGACGGCAATGGCGAAGATATGAAAGCCCTAAATGGTTTTCATGACAACTACCTGGCCCACTCTCAAAATGATCAACAACCTATTGCCTTTGCCTACAAGCAAAACATCGCCACCAACACAGGCCTACCAAGCGACTATGATCTGAACCTTGACGGTACCGCTTCAGGTACCGGTGATGACGCATGGGGTTTTGGGTTCTACCATGGTCAATATGCCTTTGCTGTTTTCTCCCAGTTTGAAATCGACAAAGAAAACGTACGTACTTTCCAGCACTTCAAGTGGAAAGACATGCCTGGTGAGAAAAACATCGAAATCGTAAATTGTGATGTTGAACTGCCAGCGGATAAAAAATGCGGTGATGCTTGGTACAGCGATGAAGCCTGGGCACAATTCCCACTTTCTTCAAAAAACCATGCGGATATCCCAGTGATTATTCCTCAACCAAATGGCGAAAAAGAAGTGGTGCACTTCTTGGTCTCTCACCCTGCGCCACCGATTTTTGACAACCCGGCCAAACACAACACCGAACGTAACCGTGCCGAACTGCAATTCTGGAACGATTACATCGATTCCAAAAACTACATGTATGATGACAAAGGCGTTTACGGCGGCCTGCCAGCAGGTAGTCACTTCGTTGTTGCTGGCGATTTGAATGCCGATCATCAAATGGGAGATGGTGATCGTGAAACTATTGCGAACCTGATTAGCCACTCAATGGTCAATGTTGAAGGCACCCTAGGTAGCTATGCGCCAACCAGTAACGGTGGTGAATTCTGCCTTAACGAAGGTATCTGTACTCGCAACCCTGATACCCCGCATGTTGAAAATATCACAAGCACCAGTGGTCTTCGCCTAGACTACGTGATCCCATCGGCAACATTGGATGTCAAAGGCTCTGGCGTATTCTGGCCTGCCGGTAACGAAGACGGTTACTACCTCGTGTATGACGAAGAGCTAGGCAACAGCAAAGGGGTTTCATCTGACCACCGCATGGTATGGGTTGACTTGGATCTCACCAAGTAA
- a CDS encoding aspartoacylase: MTGTNRLNKVAIVGGTHGNEFSGIYLLRKWRETPQLIERSSFTVETVFANPKAFEENKRYLDCDMNRQFGADDLNNPDLANYEQSRAKAINAQLGPKGDATTDFIIDLHNTTSNMGPSLILLQSDAFNRQLGAYVKAKMPNAVVVLEDHVAVHEHCFLSSISQQGVIVEIGPQPQSVIRQDVLDWMEEMTGHILDFVDLHNRNAVPELPASYEAYKYHETLKLPENEQGERIGMVHRNVQDADFKVLRHGDPIFTLFDGQEVCWEGDYEAYPHFINEAAYYDNNLAMSLAKKVTVDV, translated from the coding sequence ATGACAGGGACGAATAGATTGAACAAAGTCGCGATTGTTGGTGGCACCCACGGTAATGAATTTAGCGGCATTTATTTGCTACGAAAGTGGCGTGAAACGCCGCAGCTCATTGAGCGTAGTAGTTTCACGGTCGAAACTGTTTTTGCTAACCCTAAGGCGTTCGAGGAAAACAAACGTTACCTTGACTGTGACATGAATCGCCAGTTTGGTGCTGATGATCTCAATAACCCCGATTTGGCTAATTATGAACAAAGCCGAGCAAAAGCGATTAACGCCCAGCTAGGGCCGAAAGGGGATGCAACAACGGATTTTATTATCGATTTGCATAACACGACCAGCAATATGGGCCCTTCGCTGATCTTGCTCCAGAGTGATGCGTTTAACCGACAGCTCGGGGCTTATGTGAAGGCGAAAATGCCGAATGCGGTTGTGGTGCTTGAAGATCATGTTGCGGTTCATGAACACTGCTTCTTGAGTTCCATTTCGCAGCAGGGAGTGATCGTTGAAATAGGCCCTCAGCCGCAGTCTGTGATCCGCCAGGATGTGCTGGATTGGATGGAAGAGATGACCGGCCATATTCTGGACTTTGTTGATCTTCACAACCGTAACGCGGTCCCTGAGCTGCCTGCTAGCTATGAGGCCTATAAATACCATGAAACGTTGAAGCTGCCTGAAAATGAACAGGGTGAGCGTATTGGTATGGTTCATCGAAATGTTCAAGATGCCGATTTCAAAGTGCTTCGTCATGGCGATCCGATCTTTACCCTGTTTGACGGCCAGGAGGTATGCTGGGAGGGGGATTACGAGGCGTATCCGCACTTTATCAACGAAGCGGCCTACTATGATAATAATTTGGCGATGTCGTTAGCCAAGAAAGTGACGGTTGACGTATAA
- a CDS encoding NAD-dependent malic enzyme, with amino-acid sequence MTIGRYLRWKDENGDDFRPVSLTGTELLNDRTLNKSTAFSYEEREAFQLEGLLPPRVQTFEDQLNRVYDGFRNASTDIEKYLFLRALQDRNETLFYALLSRHIEEMTPIIYTPTVGKACQEFSHRYQKARGLYITEDNVENMDELARHFTGKDIKIIVVTDSQGILGLGDQGVGGMGIPIGKLSLYTLGAGIHPAHCLPIALDIGTDNQDLLDDPMYLGVPRRRLRGEAYKAFIEKFVHQVKRNFPKAVLQWEDFSKSNAFDNLSDYEEFLPSFNDDIQGTGSVVLAGILGAVKIKGESLADQSYVVYGAGAGGVGVADQIFAGLLKEGCSHAVARDKIFILDSQGLVFDDREGLDEYKKRYAKPKTLAEGWRVAEAGKVSLTELINNYPVTVLLGTSGIGGAFKEEHIQKMMEYSQRPMIFPLSNPTANCEALPEDIYRWSDGQAIVATGSPFGDVNYNGEDYRIGQGNNVFIFPGVGLAAIVSHTQKVTLDMFTTASYALAEMVEDDDLESGCVYPRISNLKKVSLHVATRILKDMQAKDPNCDLAGKDIAHELAEHIWEPIYLPYRRV; translated from the coding sequence ATGACGATAGGGAGATACCTACGTTGGAAGGATGAAAATGGCGATGACTTCAGGCCTGTCTCATTGACAGGTACTGAATTGCTCAATGACCGGACTTTGAATAAAAGTACCGCTTTTTCTTACGAAGAAAGGGAAGCTTTTCAGTTGGAAGGCTTGTTGCCACCGCGTGTTCAGACTTTCGAAGACCAATTAAATCGGGTCTATGATGGCTTTCGCAATGCCTCTACCGATATTGAAAAATACCTGTTCTTGCGTGCTCTGCAAGATAGGAACGAAACATTGTTCTATGCGCTGCTCTCCAGGCATATAGAAGAAATGACTCCGATTATCTATACCCCAACTGTTGGTAAGGCCTGCCAAGAATTCAGTCATCGTTACCAAAAAGCCCGCGGCCTTTATATCACCGAAGACAATGTCGAGAACATGGACGAGTTGGCTCGCCACTTTACCGGCAAAGATATAAAAATTATCGTGGTGACAGACAGCCAAGGTATTTTGGGGCTCGGGGACCAAGGGGTTGGAGGTATGGGTATTCCCATTGGGAAGCTGTCTTTATATACCTTGGGTGCCGGTATTCATCCTGCCCACTGCTTGCCGATTGCACTTGATATTGGCACAGACAATCAGGATTTATTGGATGACCCTATGTATCTAGGGGTGCCACGCCGACGCTTGAGAGGCGAAGCCTATAAAGCGTTTATTGAAAAGTTTGTGCATCAGGTAAAGCGCAATTTCCCCAAGGCAGTTCTTCAATGGGAAGACTTCAGCAAATCTAACGCCTTCGATAATCTCTCTGATTATGAAGAGTTCCTGCCATCTTTCAATGATGATATTCAGGGCACAGGTTCCGTGGTGCTCGCCGGTATTCTCGGTGCGGTAAAGATCAAAGGCGAATCACTGGCGGATCAAAGCTATGTCGTTTACGGAGCCGGGGCTGGTGGCGTAGGCGTTGCCGATCAGATCTTTGCAGGTCTGCTTAAAGAAGGCTGCTCTCATGCTGTTGCTCGAGACAAGATCTTTATTTTGGACTCTCAAGGTTTAGTGTTTGATGACCGTGAGGGGTTGGATGAGTACAAGAAACGCTATGCTAAACCGAAAACCCTCGCAGAAGGTTGGCGTGTTGCTGAGGCAGGTAAGGTTTCGCTGACGGAGTTAATCAATAACTATCCTGTTACGGTACTGCTGGGGACAAGTGGGATTGGTGGCGCATTTAAAGAAGAGCATATTCAGAAAATGATGGAATATAGCCAGCGCCCGATGATCTTCCCTCTGTCGAATCCTACAGCGAATTGCGAAGCGCTTCCGGAAGATATCTATCGCTGGAGTGACGGACAGGCGATTGTTGCAACAGGCAGCCCTTTTGGTGACGTTAACTACAACGGCGAGGACTACCGCATAGGGCAGGGTAACAACGTCTTTATTTTCCCTGGCGTCGGCTTGGCAGCGATTGTGTCCCACACGCAAAAGGTGACTCTGGATATGTTTACCACCGCATCCTATGCACTGGCGGAAATGGTCGAGGATGACGACTTGGAGTCTGGCTGTGTTTACCCTCGTATCAGTAACCTGAAAAAGGTATCGCTGCACGTAGCTACCCGGATTCTCAAGGACATGCAGGCCAAAGATCCTAACTGTGATTTAGCGGGTAAAGATATCGCTCACGAGTTGGCTGAACATATTTGGGAGCCGATTTACTTGCCTTACCGGCGGGTGTAG
- a CDS encoding DUF2256 domain-containing protein translates to MKKSHLPQKKCSACGRPFTWRKKWRLCWEQVRYCSERCRRHKAIN, encoded by the coding sequence ATGAAAAAAAGCCATCTGCCACAGAAAAAGTGCTCGGCATGTGGACGCCCGTTCACATGGCGAAAAAAATGGCGCTTATGCTGGGAGCAGGTCCGTTATTGCTCTGAACGTTGCCGTCGACACAAAGCCATCAACTAA
- a CDS encoding DUF3392 domain-containing protein, giving the protein MEFITSLITDIGNWIRPWTDDISTAAITCLLVMFAADINRFMRKQLIGTNFIVRTMIFILINAFGYGLFIVTTAPILATQLSQLANHWLIIVVTTLFVVIGIWAQRHRQQV; this is encoded by the coding sequence ATGGAATTTATTACTTCATTGATTACTGATATCGGTAATTGGATTAGACCTTGGACCGATGATATATCAACGGCAGCCATTACCTGCCTGCTTGTCATGTTCGCCGCTGACATCAACCGATTTATGCGAAAGCAACTTATTGGCACCAACTTTATTGTCAGAACAATGATTTTTATTTTGATCAATGCCTTTGGTTACGGTTTGTTTATCGTCACGACGGCCCCGATCTTGGCAACGCAGTTAAGCCAGTTGGCTAACCACTGGCTCATTATCGTTGTCACAACGCTATTCGTTGTTATTGGCATCTGGGCCCAACGCCACCGCCAACAGGTTTAA
- a CDS encoding carboxymuconolactone decarboxylase family protein, with translation MLGKHQEAYGAFYRSTHDNEHLDTKTELLVGLAAAMAMNCLPCTNYYLKQAKQAGITQGEVSDVTAKVMAVSAGQKKLQMQEVLERYDIDLNTFAK, from the coding sequence ATGTTAGGAAAACACCAAGAAGCGTACGGGGCATTTTATCGCTCGACCCATGATAACGAGCATTTGGACACCAAAACAGAGCTATTGGTTGGCCTTGCGGCTGCAATGGCGATGAATTGCTTACCTTGTACCAACTATTACCTGAAACAGGCCAAGCAAGCGGGGATCACCCAGGGGGAAGTGTCCGATGTGACAGCCAAGGTGATGGCTGTGTCGGCAGGGCAGAAAAAGCTACAGATGCAAGAGGTGCTCGAACGTTACGATATCGACTTGAATACTTTTGCTAAATAA
- the dcuC gene encoding C4-dicarboxylate transporter DcuC, which produces MSLLIALIGLVIAGRFILKNYNPQGVLFTTGIAMMIVAIFTNNASFVDKSTGWIGFDIFEYISNTFSNRAGGLGLKIMLIGGFAMLMSAIGASQVMVRVTSKPLMKLNSPYLMLAMAFILGQCLALFISSATGLGLLLMATLYPVLIRLGCSKAAVAAVLASTCAIEFGPGSGNSIMAAQTAGLDITEYFINDQLPVISILIIVVAAIHALTQRYFDHKLGAEANNSPIDAQTTDENSSAPIFYILLPMLPLFFMLTFSKMGVGTINVGMATAIMLSIFISLSCEYLRHRQARAVFEKLQGVFNDMGKVFATVVTLIIAGQTFAMGLKSIGAVDALLNLASGAGFAASVIVLFMAILTFTISALMGSGNAAFFSFAPMVPQIAEKIGTNVADMILPIQLSAGFGRTISPIAGVIIAVAGISGLSPFDIVRRTLIPMLSGWLIMLVITFTRSGQIMELLPFLAGAIVLAGVGMMITKTRAGKKVKAQA; this is translated from the coding sequence ATGAGTTTGTTAATTGCCCTGATAGGGCTCGTGATTGCCGGCCGGTTTATCCTAAAGAACTACAACCCACAAGGGGTGCTGTTTACCACAGGTATCGCCATGATGATCGTGGCGATATTTACCAACAACGCCAGTTTTGTCGATAAGTCCACCGGCTGGATAGGGTTTGATATTTTCGAATACATCAGCAACACCTTCAGCAACCGTGCCGGGGGCCTGGGGCTGAAGATCATGCTAATTGGCGGTTTTGCCATGCTGATGTCAGCCATTGGGGCCAGCCAGGTGATGGTTCGGGTAACATCCAAGCCGTTGATGAAACTGAATTCACCTTATCTGATGCTTGCGATGGCGTTTATTCTCGGCCAGTGCCTCGCGCTATTCATTTCCAGTGCAACGGGTCTTGGCCTACTGCTCATGGCAACCCTCTACCCTGTACTGATACGGCTAGGTTGCAGTAAAGCGGCCGTTGCCGCAGTCCTGGCCAGTACCTGTGCCATTGAATTCGGGCCAGGTTCCGGCAACTCGATCATGGCGGCACAAACTGCCGGTTTAGATATCACCGAATACTTCATCAACGACCAATTGCCGGTGATCAGTATCCTGATTATTGTTGTCGCCGCTATCCATGCCCTCACCCAGCGCTACTTTGATCACAAACTGGGCGCCGAAGCGAACAACTCGCCAATCGACGCACAGACGACGGATGAAAACTCCAGTGCGCCTATTTTTTACATCTTGCTGCCGATGCTTCCGCTGTTCTTCATGCTGACCTTCAGTAAAATGGGCGTTGGCACAATTAACGTCGGCATGGCCACTGCTATCATGCTGAGTATCTTCATCAGCTTGAGCTGCGAATACCTCCGCCATCGCCAAGCTCGTGCTGTCTTCGAGAAGCTACAGGGGGTTTTCAATGACATGGGGAAAGTATTTGCCACTGTCGTTACACTGATCATTGCCGGCCAAACCTTTGCCATGGGCCTCAAATCTATCGGCGCCGTCGATGCCCTGCTCAACCTGGCGAGCGGTGCGGGGTTTGCCGCCAGTGTGATTGTACTGTTCATGGCAATTCTTACCTTCACCATTTCAGCACTGATGGGCTCGGGTAACGCCGCCTTCTTCTCCTTCGCCCCTATGGTGCCGCAAATTGCGGAGAAGATCGGTACCAATGTCGCGGATATGATCCTGCCAATCCAGTTGTCAGCAGGCTTTGGCCGCACGATTTCCCCTATCGCAGGTGTGATCATTGCCGTTGCCGGTATCTCTGGGCTGTCACCATTTGATATCGTTCGCCGTACCCTGATCCCTATGCTTAGCGGATGGCTGATCATGCTGGTGATCACCTTTACCCGCAGTGGCCAAATTATGGAGCTCTTACCGTTCCTAGCTGGCGCCATTGTGCTAGCTGGTGTAGGGATGATGATTACCAAAACACGTGCTGGCAAGAAAGTAAAAGCTCAAGCCTAA
- the arfB gene encoding alternative ribosome rescue aminoacyl-tRNA hydrolase ArfB, translating to MIEISNSVQLGDWEVELTAIRAQGAGGQNVNKVSSAIHLRFDISRSSLPPFYKERLLALSDSRISKEGIIIIKAQQYRTQEQNREDALARLVALIKSAVVQQKKRRETKPTRSSQKKRMDKKTQRGQTKVLRGKVKF from the coding sequence ATGATAGAGATTTCCAATTCAGTTCAATTGGGTGACTGGGAAGTTGAGCTGACAGCGATTCGCGCCCAGGGAGCCGGAGGGCAAAACGTCAATAAAGTCTCGTCGGCTATTCATCTCCGCTTTGATATTTCACGTTCGTCTTTACCGCCTTTTTACAAAGAAAGGCTGCTGGCTTTATCTGATAGTCGGATATCGAAGGAGGGCATTATTATTATCAAGGCTCAGCAATACCGCACCCAGGAGCAAAACCGTGAGGATGCACTGGCAAGGTTGGTGGCTTTGATCAAGTCGGCGGTGGTACAGCAAAAGAAGCGTCGGGAGACCAAGCCGACGCGTTCCTCGCAGAAAAAGCGAATGGATAAGAAAACGCAGCGAGGCCAGACGAAAGTATTGCGCGGCAAGGTGAAGTTTTGA
- the ascB gene encoding 6-phospho-beta-glucosidase encodes MTQFPDDFLWGGAIAANQVEGAYDLDGKGLSTSDMLPSGILSPHQTREERSAGIKDVAIDFYHRYPEDISLFKEMGFNCLRLSIAWSRIFPNGDEQQPNEAGLAYYDRIFDELAKHDITPFVTLSHYEMPYALVENYGGWADRKLIEFFERYVRTVFQRYKDKVKLWLTFNEINMSLHAPFTGVGLQEDASEQAIYQAIHHQLVANAKAVKLCQQIIPDGKIGNMLLGAINYPYTCNPDDVIAAMHENNKWLFFGDVQTRGKYPGYMLRYFRENNIEIAMEEGDLETISQASVDFISFSYYASGCASADPKQKEVGNIVDSVPNPYLEKSQWGWLIDPKGLRILLNFLYDRYQKPLFIVENGLGARDEIDENGEIQDDYRIQYLNDHLVQAREALLDGVELMGFTSWGPIDLVANSTAEMSKRYGFIYVDRHDDGSGTLERKRKKSFSWYQEVIATQGRSLK; translated from the coding sequence ATGACTCAGTTTCCGGACGATTTTTTATGGGGTGGTGCTATTGCCGCTAACCAGGTTGAAGGCGCTTATGATCTCGATGGCAAAGGGCTATCGACCTCGGACATGCTACCTTCTGGGATTTTGAGTCCTCACCAAACCCGGGAGGAGCGTTCGGCTGGCATCAAGGACGTGGCGATCGATTTTTATCACCGTTATCCAGAAGATATTTCCCTGTTCAAGGAGATGGGTTTCAACTGCCTGCGCTTGTCTATCGCCTGGAGCCGTATTTTTCCTAATGGTGATGAGCAACAGCCAAATGAAGCGGGTCTGGCATACTACGACCGCATTTTTGACGAGCTTGCCAAGCACGATATTACACCTTTCGTGACGCTTTCCCATTATGAAATGCCTTACGCACTGGTAGAGAATTACGGTGGTTGGGCAGACCGCAAGCTGATTGAGTTCTTTGAACGCTACGTTCGCACGGTTTTTCAGCGCTATAAAGACAAAGTGAAACTGTGGCTGACTTTCAATGAAATCAATATGTCATTGCATGCGCCGTTTACTGGGGTGGGGTTGCAAGAAGATGCTAGTGAGCAGGCTATTTATCAGGCCATCCATCATCAACTCGTTGCCAATGCCAAAGCTGTGAAATTGTGTCAGCAAATTATTCCTGATGGCAAAATTGGCAATATGTTGCTTGGAGCGATCAACTACCCGTATACCTGTAACCCGGATGATGTGATTGCCGCCATGCACGAGAACAACAAGTGGTTGTTTTTCGGCGATGTACAAACCCGAGGTAAATATCCTGGTTATATGCTGCGCTACTTCCGTGAAAATAACATTGAAATAGCGATGGAGGAGGGCGACCTTGAAACAATTTCTCAGGCTTCTGTCGATTTCATTTCATTTAGCTATTACGCCAGTGGCTGCGCCAGTGCCGATCCGAAACAGAAGGAGGTCGGTAACATTGTCGACAGTGTGCCGAACCCGTACCTAGAGAAAAGTCAATGGGGATGGCTTATCGATCCTAAAGGGCTGCGAATTCTGCTGAACTTCCTATACGACCGCTACCAGAAGCCATTATTTATCGTTGAAAACGGCTTGGGGGCTCGTGATGAAATCGATGAAAATGGTGAAATCCAAGACGATTACCGGATCCAGTACCTCAACGATCATTTGGTGCAGGCGAGGGAGGCCTTGTTAGATGGTGTCGAGTTGATGGGGTTCACTAGCTGGGGGCCTATTGATTTGGTGGCGAACTCAACGGCTGAAATGAGCAAGCGGTACGGCTTTATCTACGTTGACCGCCACGATGACGGCTCCGGCACCCTTGAGCGCAAGCGCAAGAAGAGCTTTAGCTGGTATCAGGAGGTGATTGCAACGCAGGGACGCTCGCTGAAATAA
- a CDS encoding SgrR family transcriptional regulator has product MKDERAFQYYSRLMPLGTKQDVMVSLSEVAGILCTTARHGRTLLQALQDRGWLSWTPKVGRNQRSILHLHYSLVELKHLLARHLIGSGQYENALKLLGGDQDQFSTLLQQTSGASLREGQLHIQLTYQRIFNQLLPHKPLRNSERFLVRQVYACLTTCDQSGHVGPQLAHHWQHNDSATVWRFYIRPQLRFHSRVAIDAELIGELFTQLRSLPEYQQELSHLVHVSASHQCVTFELSSPDLGFAALLSDLRYSIQPPAQLVSKPGITVDGCGPFQVIEQSDKRLRLQAFDHYFSLRSLTDTVTIWQFDHTPSERIQFGRSDAREEQQPPEQLFQSDEPGTGRTQSRIENGCLYLLFNMNKTKTSLNYAQRKYLSTLLSAELVLAQEGLSELLLAAEPAYSLLPNWAKVKPQSLDEAELPNRLDIAIYDHLVILDCAQALSSKLNQIGIESQVNVYSFSELNEQAERNDLEETLIIASLNVDDNLPISVFRWFCSNAILHQGLSEEARSWLVQELVKIREHCEVGEYLNKLESLATTMQYENWLSPLFHHRQTLRWRGVLQGVSMTDWSWPDFKNVWTDD; this is encoded by the coding sequence ATGAAAGATGAAAGAGCTTTTCAGTACTACTCACGCTTAATGCCTCTGGGTACAAAACAAGATGTGATGGTTTCCCTATCGGAGGTGGCGGGCATACTGTGCACGACAGCTCGGCATGGCAGGACGTTGTTACAAGCCTTGCAAGATCGGGGATGGTTAAGCTGGACCCCCAAAGTAGGTCGCAACCAGCGCTCTATTCTGCACCTTCATTATTCTCTGGTTGAACTCAAGCATCTCTTGGCCCGGCATCTCATTGGGAGCGGGCAATATGAAAATGCATTGAAACTGCTTGGGGGGGATCAAGACCAATTCAGTACCTTGCTGCAGCAAACCTCCGGAGCTAGCCTGCGAGAGGGCCAGCTTCACATCCAACTGACCTACCAACGTATTTTCAACCAACTCTTACCGCATAAACCACTGCGGAACAGTGAGCGCTTTTTGGTCAGGCAAGTATATGCGTGTCTGACAACTTGTGATCAATCCGGCCACGTTGGCCCTCAGCTTGCCCATCATTGGCAGCACAACGATAGCGCGACAGTGTGGCGCTTCTACATCCGGCCACAGTTACGGTTTCATTCCCGGGTGGCTATTGATGCAGAGCTGATTGGTGAATTGTTTACGCAACTAAGGAGTTTGCCTGAATACCAGCAAGAGCTATCACACCTTGTTCATGTCTCGGCCTCGCATCAGTGCGTTACCTTCGAACTCAGCTCTCCGGATCTGGGATTTGCCGCATTGCTTTCCGATCTGCGCTATTCAATTCAGCCACCGGCACAGCTGGTCTCGAAGCCTGGGATCACTGTCGATGGCTGCGGGCCGTTTCAAGTTATTGAGCAATCTGATAAGCGACTTCGGCTTCAGGCATTTGACCATTACTTCTCGCTGCGCTCGCTCACCGACACCGTCACCATCTGGCAATTCGACCATACCCCCAGCGAACGGATCCAATTTGGCCGCTCCGACGCTCGTGAAGAACAGCAGCCCCCAGAACAATTATTTCAAAGTGACGAGCCAGGGACCGGCAGAACACAATCTCGCATCGAGAATGGTTGTTTGTACCTATTGTTCAATATGAACAAAACAAAGACTTCTCTCAATTACGCCCAGAGAAAGTATCTAAGTACGCTACTTTCTGCGGAACTGGTCCTAGCGCAAGAAGGGTTATCCGAACTGCTCTTAGCCGCCGAGCCGGCCTATAGCCTATTGCCTAACTGGGCCAAGGTTAAGCCGCAGAGCCTAGATGAGGCAGAATTACCAAACCGGCTTGATATCGCCATCTATGATCACCTCGTGATTCTCGACTGTGCCCAAGCGCTTAGCAGCAAGTTGAATCAGATAGGTATTGAAAGCCAAGTCAATGTCTATTCATTCTCTGAACTCAATGAACAGGCTGAAAGAAATGACTTAGAAGAAACGCTCATCATCGCCAGCCTCAATGTCGACGACAACTTACCTATTTCCGTGTTTCGTTGGTTTTGCTCCAATGCCATCCTACACCAAGGTCTATCAGAAGAAGCCAGAAGCTGGCTGGTTCAAGAGTTAGTCAAGATCCGTGAGCACTGTGAGGTAGGTGAGTACCTAAACAAGCTGGAATCCCTTGCGACCACCATGCAATATGAAAATTGGCTCTCTCCCTTATTTCACCACCGCCAAACCCTAAGGTGGCGGGGAGTCCTGCAAGGCGTTTCGATGACCGACTGGTCGTGGCCAGACTTCAAGAATGTCTGGACTGATGACTAG